The Triticum aestivum cultivar Chinese Spring chromosome 7B, IWGSC CS RefSeq v2.1, whole genome shotgun sequence genome window below encodes:
- the LOC123159364 gene encoding protein DETOXIFICATION 16 — translation MDAMPGAPVHEPLLAAARPGKDAAAAAADEDGARQGLAAAEVKRLVRLGGPIIASCILQNVVNMVSVMVVGHLGELPLAGASLATSLANVTGYSLLTGMATAMDTLCGQAYGARLYHRLGVYKQRAMVVLSLACVPIVLIWGNTARILVFLGQDPGISAVAGEYARWMIPSLVVYVPLQCHIRFLQSQSIVLPVTASSGTTALCHPLVCWLLVYKAGLGSKGAALSNAVSYGINLVILSLYVRLSSTCKNTWSGFSREAFKDLRQFTALAMPSAMMICLEWWSFEILVLLSGLLPNPQLETSVLSICLNTGALLYMVPLGLSSSISTRVSNELGAGHPEAAKLATRVVMYMALSVGLVLALTMVLLRNVWGYLYSNEQEIVTYISRMLPILGISYLIDGLHSSLSGVLTGSGKQNIGAAVNLGAFYLLGIPLAAMLAFVFHLNGMGLWLGIVSGSFTKLVLLTFIACRIDWEKEALKAQDRVLGSAHLLPVS, via the exons ATGGACGCCATGCCCGGCGCGCCCGTCCACGAGCCGCTGCTCGCGGCGGCGCGGCCCGGcaaggacgcggcggcggcggcggcggacgaggatGGGGCGCGTCAGGGCCTCGCCGCGGCGGAGGTGAAGCGGCTGGTGCGGCTCGGCGGGCCCATCATCGCCAGCTGCATCCTCCAGAACGTCGTCAACATGGTGTCCGTCATGGTCGTCGGCCACCTCGGCGAGCTGCCCCTCGCCGGCGCCTCCCTCGCCACCTCCCTCGCCAACGTCACCGGCTACAGCCTCCTC ACTGGCATGGCGACGGCGATGGACACGCTCTGCGGCCAGGCCTACGGCGCGCGGCTGTACCACCGGCTCGGCGTCTACAAGCAGCGCGCCATGGTGGTGCTCTCGCTCGCCTGCGTCCCCATCGTCCTCATCTGGGGCAACACCGCCAGGATCCTGGTGTTCCTCGGCCAGGACCCGGGCATATCGGCCGTGGCCGGCGAGTACGCGCGGTGGATGATCCCGTCGCTCGTCGTGTACGTGCCGCTGCAGTGCCACATACGGTTCCTGCAGTCGCAGAGCATCGTCCTGCCCGTGACAGCCAGCTCCGGCACCACGGCGCTCTGCCACCCGCTCGTGTGCTGGCTGCTGGTGTACAAGGCCGGCCTGGGGAGCAAGGGCGCCGCGCTCAGCAACGCCGTCTCCTACGGCATCAATCTGGTCATACTGTCTCTGTACGTCAGGCTGTCGAGCACCTGCAAGAACACCTGGAGCGGCTTCTCCCGGGAGGCGTTCAAGGATCTGCGCCAGTTCACCGCGCTCGCCATGCCGTCTGCCATGATGATCTG CTTGGAGTGGTGGTCATTTGAAATCCTTGTGCTTCTCTCTGGGCTTCTGCCGAATCCTCAGCTTGAGACATCAGTGCTGTCAATATG CCTTAACACAGGGGCTCTGCTGTACATGGTACCACTTGGCCTTTCTTCTTCTATCAG CACGCGCGTCTCAAACGAACTTGGCGCTGGCCACCCAGAAGCAGCAAAGCTAGCGACGCGAGTGGTCATGTACATGGCCTTGTCTGTAGGATTGGTGTTAGCCCTGACCATGGTCTTGCTACGGAATGTTTGGGGGTACCTGTACAGCAATGAGCAGGAAATCGTCACATACATTTCAAGGATGCTGCCCATTCTCGGAATATCCTACTTGATAGATGGACTGCACAGTTCTCTTTCAG GCGTGCTTACCGGCAGTGGCAAGCAGAACATCGGCGCAGCAGTGAATCTCGGTGCGTTCTACCTGTTAGGCATTCCCTTGGCTGCGATGCTTGCGTTTGTCTTCCACCTAAACGGAATG GGTCTCTGGCTTGGCATCGTTTCCGGCAGCTTTACCAAACTGGTGCTGCTTACATTTATCGCATGCCGCATAGATTGGGAAAAGGAG GCACTAAAGGCACAGGACAGGGTCTTGGGCTCAGCTCACCTACTTCCAGTATCGTAG